One segment of Candidatus Rokuibacteriota bacterium DNA contains the following:
- a CDS encoding crotonase/enoyl-CoA hydratase family protein produces MSVRVEQSGAVGTVIIDRPERKNAVDGHTARALAEAFRAVEADPATRAAVLWGAGGTFCAGADLKALGSEGSRVKATGDGPMGPTRMLLSKPVIAAVSGYAVAGGIELALWCDLRVMEETATFGVFCRRWGVPLVDGGTIRLARLIGMSRALDLILTGRPVGAAEAERIGLANRVVPAGQAREAAETLAQEIAAFPPNCVISDRRSVYETFGMDLGAALAREFELGKATIDSGESFEGAARFAGGAGRHGAPAS; encoded by the coding sequence ATGTCAGTCCGGGTCGAGCAAAGCGGGGCTGTAGGCACTGTCATCATCGACCGCCCCGAGAGAAAGAACGCCGTGGACGGGCACACCGCCCGCGCCCTGGCCGAGGCCTTTCGCGCGGTGGAGGCCGATCCCGCCACGCGCGCGGCCGTGCTCTGGGGAGCGGGCGGCACCTTCTGCGCGGGCGCCGATCTCAAGGCCCTCGGCAGCGAGGGCAGCCGGGTCAAGGCGACGGGCGACGGCCCGATGGGCCCGACGCGCATGCTGCTCTCCAAGCCCGTCATCGCCGCGGTCTCCGGCTACGCCGTCGCGGGCGGCATCGAGCTGGCGCTCTGGTGCGATCTCCGCGTGATGGAGGAGACGGCGACCTTCGGCGTCTTCTGCCGCCGGTGGGGCGTGCCGCTCGTGGATGGCGGGACAATCAGGCTCGCGCGGCTGATCGGCATGAGCCGCGCTCTCGACCTGATCCTCACCGGCAGACCGGTGGGAGCGGCCGAAGCCGAGCGCATCGGCCTCGCGAACCGCGTCGTGCCGGCCGGACAAGCCCGTGAGGCGGCCGAGACGCTCGCGCAGGAGATCGCCGCCTTCCCTCCCAACTGCGTCATAAGCGACCGCCGCTCCGTCTACGAAACCTTCGGGATGGATCTCGGAGCCGCGCTCGCGCGGGAGTTCGAGCTTGGCAAGGCCACCATCGACTCGGGCGAGAGCTTCGAAGGCGCGGCACGCTTCGCCGGCGGCGCGGGGCGCCACGGCGCCCCTGCGTCCTGA